The following proteins are encoded in a genomic region of Herpetosiphonaceae bacterium:
- a CDS encoding glycosyltransferase family 39 protein encodes MRLRPPVRHQSAALVALGALTLIALALRLWKANWSLPFVPHPDEPAIMNVVLRMLRNGDPNPHFFYYPSLWIYVQSAVAWLHLHWGIAQGWYAGAAQLPETTDIATSVPGFFTWGRIATALTGAATVPALYTLARRVAGPIAGLVAAALLAVNALHIIHSHYITTDVPSEFFVALALVWTLAIYERGGWRDYLLAGALAGAAAATKHHAALAAVAITAAHALHWRGRMLHTLPRLIAAAGAMIGVFLLTSPYIVLAFDEFQRDLTHQLGDYAIGAHGDITGAWPVRYYLGFFRERAVGTIGGLLALWGTVALLLRRDWRVVVLWALLLAYLLIFLPQGNHWMRNIIATQVPLFVLAGAGFADLLNRLRAALPRPALIAAGAVLLALLLLPSSVEALRYADRLRRGDSRVQALHWVDAHVPPGVRLAAELKPVPGAQESRWTEVEYLPQRDLAWYRQQGYAYVIASSDVWRQWAIPDVYLRWAGGSAVAEFGLPDQQMFGPRLLIYSTGLSAADAAERPTGEARFGGVRFLGATLGQPDPEQPQAGIQPTRELRAGGVLALRTFWQVEQPLAEDVFIFVHVRDAAGNTVAQRDTPPWQGRFPTSSWQAGTIVVDVNDVPLPALPPGEYTLVVGMFDPATGGHPPLTIDGQAQPGNVVPLGTITITQ; translated from the coding sequence GTGAGGCTGCGGCCACCGGTGCGGCATCAGTCGGCGGCGCTCGTCGCGCTCGGCGCACTCACGCTGATCGCGCTGGCGCTGCGTCTCTGGAAGGCCAACTGGTCGCTGCCGTTCGTGCCGCATCCCGACGAGCCCGCGATCATGAATGTTGTGCTGCGCATGCTGCGCAACGGCGATCCCAATCCGCACTTCTTCTACTATCCGTCGCTCTGGATCTACGTGCAGAGCGCGGTCGCCTGGCTGCATCTGCACTGGGGTATCGCGCAGGGCTGGTACGCGGGCGCGGCCCAACTGCCGGAGACGACCGACATCGCGACTTCGGTGCCGGGCTTCTTCACCTGGGGCCGTATCGCTACCGCGCTGACGGGCGCGGCCACGGTGCCCGCGCTCTACACGCTGGCCCGGCGCGTGGCGGGGCCGATCGCGGGACTGGTCGCGGCGGCGCTGCTGGCGGTCAACGCCCTGCATATCATCCACTCGCACTACATCACCACCGACGTGCCGAGCGAGTTCTTTGTCGCGCTGGCGCTGGTCTGGACGCTGGCGATCTACGAGCGGGGCGGCTGGCGCGATTATCTGCTGGCGGGCGCGCTGGCGGGCGCTGCTGCTGCGACCAAGCATCACGCGGCGCTGGCGGCGGTGGCGATCACGGCTGCGCACGCGCTCCACTGGCGCGGGCGGATGCTGCACACGCTGCCCCGGCTGATCGCGGCGGCTGGCGCGATGATCGGCGTGTTTTTGCTGACATCGCCCTACATCGTGCTGGCCTTTGACGAGTTTCAGCGCGATCTGACCCATCAGCTTGGCGATTACGCGATCGGCGCGCACGGCGATATTACTGGCGCGTGGCCGGTGCGCTACTATCTCGGCTTCTTTCGTGAGCGCGCCGTCGGTACGATTGGCGGCCTGCTGGCGCTGTGGGGCACCGTGGCGCTGCTCCTGCGGCGCGACTGGCGCGTCGTGGTGCTGTGGGCGCTGCTGCTGGCCTATCTGCTGATCTTTTTGCCGCAGGGCAACCACTGGATGCGCAACATCATCGCCACGCAGGTGCCGCTGTTTGTGCTGGCGGGCGCTGGCTTCGCCGATCTCCTCAATCGTCTGCGCGCGGCGCTGCCTCGTCCGGCGCTGATCGCCGCTGGCGCGGTGCTGCTCGCGCTGCTGCTTCTGCCCTCGTCCGTCGAGGCGCTGCGCTACGCCGATCGGCTGCGACGCGGCGACTCGCGCGTGCAGGCGCTTCACTGGGTTGACGCGCACGTGCCGCCGGGCGTGCGGCTTGCCGCCGAGCTAAAGCCGGTTCCGGGCGCGCAGGAAAGCCGCTGGACCGAGGTCGAGTATCTGCCGCAGCGCGATCTGGCCTGGTATCGGCAGCAGGGCTACGCCTACGTGATCGCGTCGTCGGATGTGTGGCGGCAGTGGGCGATCCCCGACGTGTATCTGCGCTGGGCCGGTGGCAGCGCCGTGGCCGAGTTTGGCCTGCCCGATCAGCAGATGTTCGGCCCGCGCCTCCTGATCTACTCGACCGGCCTGTCGGCGGCGGATGCGGCGGAGCGTCCCACGGGCGAGGCGCGCTTTGGCGGCGTGCGCTTCCTGGGCGCGACTCTAGGACAGCCCGACCCGGAGCAGCCACAGGCCGGGATTCAGCCGACGCGCGAGCTGCGGGCCGGTGGCGTGCTGGCGCTGCGTACTTTCTGGCAGGTCGAGCAGCCGCTCGCTGAGGATGTGTTCATCTTTGTGCATGTGCGCGACGCGGCGGGCAATACCGTGGCGCAGCGCGACACGCCGCCGTGGCAGGGGCGCTTCCCGACATCATCCTGGCAAGCGGGTACAATAGTGGTCGATGTCAACGACGTGCCGCTTCCGGCGCTGCCGCCGGGCGAGTACACGCTGGTCGTCGGCATGTTCGACCCGGCGACAGGTGGGCATCCGCCGCTGACGATCGATGGTCAGGCGCAGCCCGGCAACGTGGTGCCGCTGGGCACGATCACGATCACGCAGTAA
- a CDS encoding glycosyltransferase family 39 protein translates to MKVVYTLRRHWVLLLLLLIALALRIWYLTINPLWPQFSNADDGDYFQRALRFAVTGQYVDDSWLIRPPFHVWVFAAWLKLALLLNQAPSFGVRLIQGFQTVLGVLMVPLCYALATRLFNRRAGLLFAGFWAVWFPFVELPATLFSEPIYLFLFTLHLWLLLRFDQTGRYRDLVLSGLVLGMAALTRSPALYALVFAVPWLLLRNWPRPERGLAEKLARSQLARIALRSSVVPFAVLAVCTLIIVLPWTARNWIVYQRFIPIDTLGPINLWLDLGSPDQRNAKIEELRQLPQADRQAYASARVREILSAEPLRPFRNVWPTFLHIWKAQFVEDFWVKRSFFTRPLREAAPLGLFGDLLWLVASLAGVIGLLHPATDRAFKALLGLWLLYSFATVLVFHVEPRYLLSIWLLLGLYAGWTLSYAPRLGASLRDLHWRGAIVYSTAIILAALFLTYRNYPEIIGRGVQRELYVWRGDQASARGDYQAAEREYRAALKVDPEFVESELSLALTLAAQGRRSEALAVLSSNDSRRSGLVAGVLSRAVGDESHARPLLNPAEERAGEDAQRWALDYVPVEPRESLVLGDDALDLGYVAGFAGSERSGDLTFRWLLGDGEIVLPLEQPLAAGNTVSMVLAAPIPLDGPLQISVGNAPAAVLRPDAQWRVYRLSVPPALAGQRQLRLRLHAPTYLPMRADPASADPRPLSVMVHSVAVER, encoded by the coding sequence ATGAAGGTTGTATACACGCTTCGCCGACACTGGGTGCTACTGCTGCTGCTGCTGATCGCGTTGGCGCTGCGCATCTGGTATCTCACGATCAATCCGCTGTGGCCGCAGTTCTCCAACGCCGACGACGGCGATTATTTCCAGCGGGCGCTGCGCTTTGCTGTCACCGGCCAGTACGTCGACGATTCCTGGCTGATCCGGCCACCCTTTCATGTCTGGGTCTTCGCGGCCTGGCTCAAGCTCGCGCTGCTGCTGAACCAGGCTCCGTCGTTCGGGGTGCGCCTGATCCAGGGCTTTCAAACGGTGCTCGGCGTGCTGATGGTGCCGCTGTGCTATGCCCTGGCGACGCGCCTGTTCAACCGCCGCGCGGGGCTGCTCTTCGCCGGATTCTGGGCGGTCTGGTTTCCGTTTGTCGAGCTGCCCGCGACGCTCTTCTCCGAGCCGATCTATCTGTTTCTGTTCACGCTGCATCTGTGGCTGCTGCTGCGCTTCGATCAGACCGGACGCTACCGCGATCTGGTGCTCTCCGGCCTCGTGCTGGGCATGGCCGCGCTGACACGCTCTCCGGCGCTGTACGCGCTGGTCTTTGCGGTGCCCTGGCTGCTGCTGCGCAACTGGCCGCGCCCGGAGCGTGGCCTCGCAGAGAAGCTGGCGCGCTCCCAATTGGCGCGGATCGCGCTGCGCTCGTCGGTCGTGCCTTTTGCGGTGCTGGCGGTCTGCACGCTGATCATCGTGCTGCCGTGGACCGCGCGCAACTGGATCGTCTATCAGCGCTTCATCCCGATCGATACGCTCGGCCCGATCAATCTCTGGCTGGATCTCGGCAGCCCCGATCAGCGCAACGCCAAGATCGAGGAACTGCGCCAGCTTCCGCAGGCCGATCGGCAGGCATACGCCTCTGCGCGCGTGCGTGAGATCTTGAGCGCGGAGCCGTTGCGTCCGTTCCGCAACGTCTGGCCGACCTTTCTCCATATCTGGAAGGCGCAGTTTGTCGAGGATTTTTGGGTTAAGCGCAGCTTTTTTACCCGTCCGCTGCGCGAGGCCGCGCCGCTCGGCCTCTTCGGCGATCTGCTCTGGCTTGTCGCCTCGCTCGCAGGCGTGATCGGCCTGCTGCATCCCGCCACCGATCGCGCCTTCAAGGCGCTGCTGGGCCTGTGGCTGCTCTACTCCTTCGCGACGGTGCTGGTCTTTCATGTCGAGCCGCGCTACCTGCTGTCGATCTGGCTGCTGCTGGGGCTGTACGCCGGTTGGACGCTGAGCTACGCCCCGCGTCTAGGGGCCAGCCTGCGCGATCTCCACTGGCGCGGGGCAATCGTCTACAGCACCGCGATCATCCTTGCCGCGCTCTTCTTGACCTATCGCAACTATCCTGAGATCATCGGGCGGGGTGTGCAGCGCGAGCTTTACGTGTGGCGCGGTGATCAGGCGTCTGCGCGCGGCGACTACCAAGCGGCTGAGCGTGAGTATCGCGCCGCGCTGAAGGTCGATCCCGAATTTGTCGAGAGCGAGCTGTCGCTGGCGCTGACGCTGGCTGCGCAGGGCCGCAGATCCGAGGCCCTGGCCGTGCTCTCGTCCAACGACTCGCGCCGCTCCGGGCTGGTCGCGGGTGTGCTCAGCCGTGCCGTTGGCGATGAATCCCATGCGCGCCCGCTGCTCAATCCGGCTGAGGAGCGGGCGGGCGAGGATGCGCAGCGCTGGGCGCTCGATTATGTGCCGGTCGAGCCTCGCGAGTCGCTGGTGCTCGGCGACGATGCGCTCGATCTTGGCTATGTCGCGGGCTTTGCGGGCAGTGAGCGCAGCGGCGATCTGACCTTTCGCTGGCTGCTGGGCGACGGTGAGATTGTGCTTCCCTTGGAGCAGCCGCTTGCCGCAGGGAATACCGTCAGCATGGTGCTCGCCGCGCCGATCCCGCTGGACGGGCCGCTTCAGATTTCGGTCGGTAACGCTCCGGCTGCCGTGCTGCGTCCCGATGCGCAGTGGCGGGTGTATCGCCTGTCCGTACCGCCCGCGCTTGCCGGTCAGCGTCAGCTTCGCCTGCGGCTCCACGCGCCGACCTACCTGCCGATGCGCGCCGATCCGGCCAGCGCCGATCCGCGTCCGCTCAGTGTGATGGTCCACAGCGTGGCGGTGGAGCGGTAG